From one Planococcus citri chromosome 3, ihPlaCitr1.1, whole genome shotgun sequence genomic stretch:
- the LOC135840153 gene encoding plexin-A4-like, producing MNSHITLVPIWWIYTLFLLSQNIQSSIQLTSSNVTKLDETNSSSSDCNTYTSCTTCVTSSSPCDWCIDGHRCTHDTSENCRNDILVTGVNHGGPSYRSGPSFCPAITETLDGSSDILVHAGTRKSIRVKVRTIAQFIVQTRFLCKYNVEGRLRTLNAQLLAETMYCDSTEFSYNHSAPNVTATLAVIWGGSKPLDNPSNIHVVIYKCNEMAKSENACSSLEKKYECGWCQSSNQCQISNQCNNTVPNKPVDFSNTRIADVNPKQLSRSERKLVSLTMENFPESDTQFVCVFGIQGKDILTNATRLNSTISCATPSTDSLPFLAKGEYNYTAELSVTATNSSISKFGLANVTFFDCNAYSSCTTCVTSPSPCDWCVDGNRCTYDTSENCRYDILVTGVNHGGPSYRSGPAFCPTIIETLGGSSEILIHADTKKSIRFKVRMIGQFIVQTRFLCQYNIEGKVTSLNADLIGDTIYCEQMKFSYTHSAPNVTVPLAVIWGGSKSLDNPLDIHVVIYKCNEMAKSNETCSTLTEKYGCGWCQSTNRCEHSNECAQ from the coding sequence ATGAATTCTCACATAACATTGGTACCCATCTGGTGGATATACACGTTGTTCTTGCTATCTCAAAACATCCAGTCATCCATTCAGCTAACTTCATCTAACGTTACAAAACTTGATGAAACAAATTCATCATCTTCCGACTGCAATACCTACACATCCTGTACAACTTGTGTAACATCCTCCTCACCCTGTGACTGGTGCATCGATGGACACAGGTGCACTCACGATACATCCGAGAACTGCCGAAACGATATCTTGGTAACAGGTGTAAACCACGGAGGACCTAGTTATCGCAGTGGACCCTCTTTCTGCCCCGCCATAACTGAAACCCTGGACGGATCATCAGATATTCTCGTCCATGCTGGTACCAGGAAAAGTATTCGAGTCAAGGTCCGCACCATTGCCCAATTCATTGTACAGACCCGATTCCTGTGTAAGTACAACGTTGAAGGACGTCTCAGAACCTTAAATGCTCAGTTACTTGCCGAGACGATGTATTGCGATTCGACGGAATTCTCCTACAATCATTCCGCACCTAATGTGACAGCTACTCTCGCTGTTATTTGGGGTGGTTCGAAACCTCTAGATAATCCATCAAACATACACGTAGTCATTTATAAGTGTAACGAAATGGCTAAAAGTGAAAACGCGTGTTCCTCTTTGGAGAAAAAATACGAATGTGGATGGTGTCAGAGTTCAAATCAGTGCCAGATTAGTAACCAATGCAACAATACTGTTCCCAACAAACCAGTAGATTTTTCCAATACTCGAATTGCGGACGTGAATCCGAAACAGTTGTCAAGAAGTGAAAGAAAACTTGTGAGTTTAACGATGGAGAATTTCCCCGAATCTGACACCCAGTTCGTGTGTGTTTTTGGCATTCAAGGAAAAGATATACTTACGAACGCCACTCGATTAAATTCTACTATAAGTTGTGCTACGCCGAGCACTGATTCGTTGCCATTTTTAGCCAAAGGCGAGTATAATTACACGGCTGAATTATCAGTCACTGCCACCAACAGTTCGATATCAAAATTTGGACTagcaaatgtgacatttttcgACTGCAATGCTTATTCCTCGTGTACAACGTGTGTAACATCTCCGTCTCCCTGTGATTGGTGCGTCGATGGGAACAGGTGCACTTATGATACATCCGAAAATTGCCGATACGATATCTTGGTAACAGGTGTAAACCATGGAGGACCTAGTTATCGCAGTGGACCCGCTTTCTGCCCCACCATTATTGAAACGTTGGGTGGATCATCAGAGATTCTTATTCATGCTGATACCAAGAAAAGTATTCGATTCAAGGTCCGCATGATTGGCCAATTCATTGTGCAGACCAGATTCCTGTGTCAGTATAATATCGAAGGAAAAGTTACTAGCTTGAACGCTGATCTAATTGGTGACACTATCTACTGCGAACAGATGAAATTCTCTTATACTCATTCCGCACCCAATGTGACTGTTCCTCTTGCTGTTATTTGGGGTGGTTCGAAATCTCTTGATAATCCGTTAGACATACATGTAGTCATTTATAAATGTAATGAAATGGCCAAAAGCAATGAAACGTGTTCGACTTTGACGGAAAAATATGGATGTGGATGGTGCCAGAGCACAAATCGTTGCGAGCATAGTAATGAATGTGCTCAATAG